The genomic segment TCGGGAAATCCCCCGGCCTCGAAGTACATCTTTCGGCTGACGATGAGCGCTTGATCGCCGTGCGGGAGGCCGGTCATCCGACTCCGAATGTTCGCGAGTGCTGAGAGAGCCCGGTAGTCCAGTCGCCTGGAATCGAACGCCAGGGAGAACGAGGCAGCGGCAGGCGGAGCCGGACTCTGAAGAAATGTCCGGTGAACGCGCGTGACCCAGTGCGGGGGGAGGACGGTGTCTGCGTGCAAGAACACCAGGATCTCGCCCGCGGCGTGCAGGGCTCCCCAGTGCATCTGCCTGCTCCGGCCGGCCGTTGGAGCTGAGAGGCTTCGCGCTCCGAATCGAGCGGCGACATCGAGTGAGCGATCGGAGCTTTGTCCATCAACGACGATGATCTCGACCGGACACGGCGACGGCGAGGCCCTCACCGAGCGAAGGCACGATGCCAGCACGGTTTCTTCGTTACGGACCGGGAGGATCACCGAGATCCGAGGACAAGGGACCGACACCGCAATCGCCTCAGGGCCTACCGTGTTGGTGTACATGCGGGGTCAGGCCCGGCCACAATCCCGGCGCGCGTTCGTGACAACCGTCGGGTCAGCAACGGCCACAAGAGGAGGATAAAGACCGGCGTGTATTCGATCAGTCTCAACCACGGAACGTCCGCGTGGGCATAGTAAAAGCCGTAACTCAACACCGAAAGGCCCATCCACGCGAGGAGTCCCGGATTCGGATGCACGCACAGAAACGGGAGAAGCCACAACAGGTACCAGGGATCTGCGGTCGGTGTGAGCAACAGCGTGAAGGCAAGAATCCACACCACCGACTCGCAGAGATCGCGCATCGTGCCGTCGCGATGCCGGACGCGCCAGAGGATAGCCAAGATGACGGCGATGCCTGCGAGGAGCTTTGCCGCGAGGATGTGGTGCGAGGTCATCAGCGAAAGGCCGCGCTGGAGCAGGTCGAACAGCCCGGGGTTGAACATCCAGTACGTGCCGTACGTGACCAGACCTCGAGCCGCCTGGCCGAGGGGCGCCGAGAGGAACGGCACCGCGGCGAGCACGACGATGACCGGGATGAGGAGCGCACGGGCGCGGAACCAGCGGAGGAACAATGGCACGAGGAGGACCGGATACAGCTTGGCCGCGACCGCCGCACCCAACGCGCTCGCGCCCAGCCATGGCCGGCGACCGGCCCACAGGACCGCCAGGAGCGTCAGGAGTACGGGGAACACGTCCATATGTCCCGACCCCGCGACTTCTTTGATGGTCAACGGCGCCCAAGCGTACACGATCACCCTGGCCGGGGCGATACGGGCGGCTCGCAGCAGCGCAATGGTCGCAACGATGACGAGGATGTCCACGGCGGTCCACGCGAGCTTCATCGCAAGCAGCGTCTCGCCGAACAGGCCCACCACGAGCGCGAACGCGAGTTGGGTCAAGGGGGGATAGATGGTGGGAACGTACGAAAAATTAATGTAGGGGAAGATCAGGGGATCGCGGTAGGCGGCCAGCGCGTCGTCGGCCGGAGCATATTGATACGGGTTGACGCCGTGCCACGTCATCCGCCCGTCCCAGACGTATCGATACAAGTCATCGTCCTGGATCGGCGCCTGGAACACCACGACCACGCGAAAGAGCAGCGCGAAGACGACCACCAGGCGTAAGGTCTGAGGACCGACCGCTTGACTCTGCACGACGCGCCACACGGCCCCGAGCCAAACCAACGAGGCCGCACCGTACACCCCGAGCAACGCGCCGACCGCTCGCGGGTAGTCCGGGATCATCACGGGAAGGGCGAAAAGGCCGAGAAGGATGCCCCCGGCTCCGGCCAAGAACCGATCCGGCGCCCGCGGATTGTTAGAGGAAGAAGTCAAAGCTGTAGGCGAGACTGACGCCGATGTCCGGCCGCGCCGGGGTATTGCGTCCGGCGACCACCGTCATGTACTGCAAGGTGACCGTCACTCCGGCGAACGGCTGGATGGCCAGCGCACCGCCGACCGACACGATGTCTTCTTCCGTCTGTTTGAGTGAGACGCCCGGGGTGTCCGCGGAGCCGACGCCGGACAGCGCGTTCACCAGGCGCGAGAGCACGCGGCCGTGGAGCTGGGAGGTGATGGCGTAACCGGTATCCAAGAGGATCTCATACTCGTCGGAGGGGGCTCCGGCGCGGAATCGGTAGGCCGCGTCGAGGGCGACGAAGGCGCGATCCCACAACTTTCCGGCCATGGTTCGGAGTTCGACGTCGGCTTGACCGTCGCCGGGTGCGTAGATGACATCGGCGTCGTACGAGCCGGGCAACTTCATCCCGACCTGGGCGGCGACGTCGACCGTCCCGCGGTAGACAAGGTGCTTGACGCCGAACCGGGTATCGCCAAGCCCGGATTGTTCCGCCTCGTTCCCTGGGAACTGTTGCTGGGAGTCGTAAGCGCTCACCTGAAGGCTCGCTTCCCAGTCTTCGACAAGCCCGTACGACAGGCCGAGCACGGTGTCGCGCTGGCGGATGGGACCGGGGAGCGGTCGTTTTTCGTGATCGATGTTGAACAGCTCGTCGAACTCGGCTTGGATCATGCTTAGGGATGCGATCGTTTCGCCCTCGGCCACGGTCCAAGGGCCGGCCCATGCGGGGAACGTCATGGCGATGATGATCACTCCCAGCGCTGCGCCCAACGCAGGGTGCCTCACCGCTGCAACCTCCAGCGCGAATAGAGGTAGTAGTACAGGCACTTGATGGTCATCTCGTCTCCTGGGACACCGTAGCGGATGAGGTGCTCGTTGGCGATGGCTTCTTCCAAATGGTCTCGAATCTCGATCAGTCGCTGGCGCTTGAGGCGTGCGTCCCCCGTGTGGCACGCGACACACGGCTTGCCTGGAAGCGGACCGGTCATGGCGTGCGGCTTGCCATGAAACAGCGCGTCACCAATGGCGATTTTTTGGTTGATCGGGATGTCCTTGAAGTTTTGCGGGATCGGAGGCGGCACAAAGGTCCCGGACGCGAGGACACCCTCCCCGCGTGCAAGGAGCACGAGCGTGAGGAGAAACACGGTCGCTCCGAACAACCGCCGGCCAAGACCGCGAAACCCGCTGGCGTTAGCCGATACCGGATTAGGCCGCACGGTCGAAGGCAACGGGTCGCGGCAAGGCAACGGTGACGGCACCCCCATCCCGAACCGGATGAAACGCGTCCTCGGTGTCGAGAAAGGCCTCGACCACGACCGGATCAAAGTGTTTGCCGCGCCCATCAAGGATGATCCGTCGGGCTGTTTCGTGGGGCATGGCGTTTTTGTAGACTCGCCGGGACGTCAACGCGTCGTACACGTCGGCCAGGGCGACGATGCGCGCGGGGAGCGGGATGGCTGTTGCAGCCAGTCCGCGGGGATACCCGGTGCCGTCCCACTTTTCGTGATGGCTCGCCGCGATCTGCCTCGCGATCTCCAGGAAGTCCACGCCTTCCAGGATCTTCTCGCCGATCGCGGAGTGGGTCTTCATGATCTCGAATTCCTCGTCGGTCAGTTTGCCGGGCTTGAGCAGCACGCGATCGACGATGGCGACCTTGCCCACGTCGTGCAACGGCGCGGCTTCGAAAATCGCTTGGATCCACGCCTCGGTGATGGTCTCCCGGTGCCGGCGGGCGCGGCGCAACTGCTCGGCCAGGATCCGGGTGTACGCGGCCATGCGCTGGAGGTGCTCACCGGTCTCGGGGTCGCGCTGCTCGGCCAGCTCAGCCAGCTTGCCGATCGTCACCAGTTGGGTGGTGCGAACCTTGTCGCGCGAGTGATGCAGCGAGCCGGTGAGGATGTTGAAGGTCCTGGCCATCTCGTTCATTTCGCGAATGTTGCCGATCGGCTGCACCTGAATCGAGAGATCATCGGTCTGAATCACCCGCTCCATGGTTTCGGTGAGCGAGCGCACGGGTCTGGCGACCGAACGCGCAAAAACCGCCCCCAGCAGTCCGGCAATCAGCAATGCCGCGGCGGACAGTCCGAGCAGCCGATTGCGGTACAAGCGCGAGGCGGCCTGAAACGTCTCTGCGTGATAATCGAGATCCAGCAGCCCGACCACGGTGCCGGCATCATCGCGAATGGGCGCATAGGCCGAGATCCATTCGCCGTGCTCGTCGGTGTAGAGGCGCGTGTATGCGGATCGCCCCTGCTCGAATACCGGGAGCATCTCGGTCCGCAGGTGGTAGCGGTTGCCGATGTAGGGCATCTCGTCGGTCATCACCACGAACTCGGTCATGTTCCCGAGGCGGCGCAGCGTGTAGATCGACGAGTCCAGGCCATTGGCCGATTGCACGCGCCGAAGGTGCGAGCGCAGGTCGAGAAACTCTGGTATGGACGCGTCCTCTGGCGCCACGATTTCCTCGTGCTTGGCGCCGTCGATGCTCAACGCTGCGGTCTGCACGATGCTCAGGAGTCTCTGGCCTAGGTCGTCTTCCAGCGATCGGTTATGGTCCACGTAGATACGCCAGGTCGTGAGCGTGAGCGTGACGACGACGACCGTGGTGATGAGGCCGATCAGGCGGACCGTCAGGGAGGTCCCGCCCCAAGCGCGGTTCAATGAGGAGTCTCGCGAAGGTCCCGCCCAACCCATGACGATAGGGTCAAGTATGCCCTGAACGTCCAAGGTGGCAAGACGCGGTGGCTACCGGGAAACCTCACGCGCGGGGTGGGTGGCGACGGATCATCCGCCGCGCGTCCACCGAAACCACCGGGCGAGCACGGCCTTCTTGCCCGCGGTGAGCGTGGTCCTGCGCCAGGCGTTCGCGAGCTTTTTGATGACCTCAGCCTGGGTCGGATAGGGGTGGATGGCAGCGCCGACTGTGGCCAAGCCCAATCCAGCCCGCATGGCAACCGTGACTTCGCTGATCAGCTCGCCTGCGTGTGGGGCCACGATCGTCGCGCCGAGGATCTTGTCTGTGCCCTTTTGCAGGTGAACGCGCGCAAAGCCGTCGTCTTCGCCGTCCAAGATGGCCCGATCCACCTCGTCCAGCTTGACCGTAAACGTGGCGACCGCGAGGCCCTTCTCTCTGGCGTCCCGTTCGTACAGTCCCACGTGCGCGACCTCAGGGTCGGTATACGTGGTCCACGGGATCACCAAGGCGTCGGTCCTGGCCCAGCCCAGGCCGAACGGGTGAGGAAAGAGTGCGTTCTGGATCAAGACCTGCGCAGTGGCGTCGGCGGCGTGTGTGAACTTGTGGGGAAAGCACACATCGCCCGCCGCAAAGATGCGCGGGTTGCTGGATTGCAATCGGTGGTTGACCTTGACCCCGGTCCCGGCATCGTACTCGACCCCGGCCTGCTCCAGGTGTAAGCCCTCCACGTTGGGCGCGCGCCCCACGCCGATGAGGATCTCGTCCACCTCGATGAATCGGGCTTCGTTGTTCGCCCGGTAGTGGAGGACCTTCTCGGCGCCGCGTCGCTCGACCCGAGTCGGTGCGGTCTGGAATAGGAAGGAGACGCCGTCGCGCTGCATGCGATCTTGCACGATCCGCGCGGCGTCGCCGTCTTCGTGATGCAGAATTCGCTCCGTTCGCTCGAACAGCCAGACCCGAGTGCCGAACCGAGCGAACGCTTGGGCCATTTCGCACCCGATCGGACCCGCGCCGATCACAGCGAGCCGCGCCGGCCGTTCGGTCAGTTCGAAGATTGTCTCGTTGGTCCGGTACCCGGCTTTGGCCAGACCGAGGATGGGCGGCGCTGCCGCCCGCGCACCGGTACAGATCGCAGCCTTGGCGAACCGCAGCGTCTTCCCAGCCACCTCAACCGAGTCAGGGCTCGCAAAACGGCCTTCGCCCAAGAATACATCCACGCCCAGACTCGCGAAGCGCTGCGCCGAGTCCACGCGACTCATCCGAGCCCGCAGCTCGCGCATCCGGGCCATGACAGCCCCGAAGTCGTACCGGATGTGCTCGGTCCCCGCAAACCCAAACTCGGCGCCGCGGCGGAGCATGGCCCACGCCCGTGCCGCCGAGATCATGCCCTTGGAGGGCACGCACCCCACGTTGAGGCAATCACCCCCCATGAGGTGCTTCTCGACCAAAGCGACCTTCGCGCCCAACGCCGAGGCAATCGCAGCGGTGACGAGGCCTGCCGGGCCGGCACCGATGACCACGAGGTTGTACCGACCTGCCGGCTCGGGGTTGACCCACCCTGGCGGATGGACGTTGGCGACCAGCCGTTGGTTGTGCACGTCGTCGGGCAGAACCAGGGCGCCATGTGGTGCCCAGCGATGTAGAACAGGGGCTCCTCCTGTCATCGTCAGATGTCCTCCGATGGCGTCGACATGGCTGACCGCGCGCGCAGCCGGTGGTACAGCACCGGTACCAGCGCGAGCAGCCCCAGCAGGACGAACGCTCCCACCACACGGGGCGAGGCGATGTCCTGGAGCGAGTTGATTGCGCCCAATTGGCGGCCGGCGTTCGCGTACACCACGCTCCCAGGAAGGATCCCGATCGCGGTGGCAGCCACATAGGTGGATAGTCGGATCCGCGTCAACCCGGACGCGAGGTTTACCAGAAAGAACGGAAACAGGGGGATCAGGCGCAGGGTGAGCAGGTAGCTGAAGGCGTTGCGGGCAAAACCTGTTTGGATCGACTCAAGCTTCGCACCGAATCGCCGCTCCACATGGTCTCGAAAGAGATAGCGCGCAGCCAGGAAGGCGAGCGCGGCGCCGGATGTGGCTCCCGCGTTGACGTAGAGCGTTCCGGGAACGGTGCCGAACAAGAACCCGCCGGTGAGCGTCAGGATGGCCGCGCCCGGAAGCGACAGCGCGGTCTGGGCGCAGTAGATTGCCATGAAGACGAGCGCGCTCATCACGTAGTGCGTTTCCGAATAGTTCCGCAACGCATCCCGGTTGGCCTTGAGTGCGGCGAGCGTGAGGTACCGTCCTAGGTCGAGGGCGAAGAATGCGAAGACTCCCGCCACCAGGACCGCGGCGACAAGCAGCTTGCGGGTCAACAGTGTCTCACGGGTGGTGGTGTCGGCCGCGCGGCGCTGGGTTGGGATCGCGAACCTCCCTCGTTCGTCCGGTCTGCAACTCAACGGCAACGTGCTATGTATACCGCGTACGCATGACGGGGCGATGTCAGGATGATGACGTTACCGTGACGCCTTCAGTCGCACTGGCCCGGCCCCGACGCCGCGGGAAGACGCGCGTGCACCCTTCCCAGGCGAGGAGCGCGTAGAACGGCGCATACTCCAACGCCAGGAGTTGGGGGCGTATGGTCCACGCCCCGCCGGCTCGCGCGTCCACCCACACCCAGTACGAGAGCGCGACTAGTCCGGTAAACGCGATCCACGCGGGGCTGCGATACACGCAGAGAAACGGTACGATCCAGCACACGTACCAGGGGTGGAGCGTGGGGCTGAACGTGAGCGCGAAGCCGATCACCAGGTACGCGTACCGCACCGGGTCTTGCTGGCGCCTCGCGTGGTAGAGCGACCACGCGAGCAGCGCGGCGAGCAACACCGCGCGAGTCCATACGCCGTGGCCGAGCAGCAGGTTCAAGGCGGTAAAGCTCGCTGAATTGAACTCCCACCTTGCCGCGTACACACCGAGACTGGCAAACCACGCGCGCGGAGCGTCCACAAACCAGGCGTACCCCAGCACGATGACCGCGACGAACAGCGGGATCCATCGTCGCAGGGACGACCTGACGATCGCGTACGGCAGCAGGATGGCCGCAAAGTACTTCGCGAGCGCCGCGAGTGCCAGAGAGGCCATGCCCCAGCCTGGGCGGCCGCTTCCGAGGCTGTACAGGCCGAGGACGAGCCAGAACACCGCGATGGAATCAACGTGGCCGGAGTGGGCGTACTCGATCAGGACCAGCGGGTTCCAGGCATAGATCAGGCACCACGCGGGGTGGTGGCTGCGCTGCCGGAGCAAGGCTGCGATCACCCCGATCGTGGCGATATCGAAGAGCACGAAGGCCGCCTTCTGGCCGGACACGTCGGGGGACAGCGCGGCCGCGGCCCGAAACACCCATTGCGCGCCCGGCGGATAGATCGTCTCCAGGTCAGGGTGGTTGATGTTGGCGTCGGCCGGGGTGCGGAGGAAGGCGAGATCGGGGTGGTTGGGCGGATACCGGTACGGGTTGGTGCCGGCAAGCTGGACTCGGCCGTCCCACTGATAGCGGTAGATGTCATCCGACAGCGTGGGCTCGCCCGCGAGCAGGATCGCCCGGCACAGCACCCCGATCAGGACGATGAGCGGCAGCCGGAGGCGCGGCGTGTCTCCGGAGCGGGATATCCAGGCGATCGCGACGAGGTAGAGCGCGAACATGGTGCCGTACAGCCAGAGAAAGTGTGCGACCTTGGCCCGCAGGTCTCCGGCCTGGACCAGGACGATGCACACGAGCGCGATGCCGACGCCGAGCGCTGCGAGGCCGCCGTCGGCGCTGGGGGCGTTCGGCCTAGCGTTGGGCGTGAAGAACCGCAAGCGCCGCGACATACGAGAAGCCCGCCGTGAACAGGAGCATAAGCGGCAGCGCCCCCCAGTTCTTCAGGGTGACGAGGGCGCCCAACGACGCGGCCAGGTAGCACGCGAGACACGCTTCGGCGATCGGGATGCCGGGCCCGAGTGAGCGATAACTCTTGTCCGTCCACGCATCCCGTGTTGATTCGATCCCGTACTTGGCGGTTCGAACGAACGCACTCTTACGAGCGAGCAGCGCGTCAAGGACCGCCCTGGCACAGGTGACGGACATTCCGATGCCGAAGGCAATGATCAACGGAATGTGCGCGAGGCGCGCGGTCCAGCGGCGCCCCTGCTCGGTCTGCGTGACGGTGTAGAAGAACCCGATGGAGATGACCGAGAAGAGGACGAGCGAGCCCTCCCACCAGGCCAGGCCATCGAGTCCGATGCGATAGCGCAGAACCAGGGAGGGGGGTGTGAGCACGGCGAGGGCGGCCATGAGGAGATAGTTGACGTTCGCCGTGAGATGACACGTGGCCTCGACCTTGACTCGGAGCGGGAGTGCTGAGACCCAGATCTGAGGTAAGAGCTTCCGGCAGACCTGGATGGAGCCCTTGGTCCAGCGGTGCTGCTGTTGTCTGAGCGCATGCAGATCCACGGGCAGCTCGCTCGGGCAGACCAGGTTCGGAACGAACACGAAGCGCCAGCCCTGCATCTGCGCCCGGTAGGAGAGATCCAGGTCTTCGGTCAGCGTATCGCCTTGCCAGCCGCCGGCCTCTTCGATGGCCTGGCGACGCCACACGCCGGCGGTGCCGTTGAAGTTGAAAAAGCGGCCGGAGAAATACCGCGCAGAGTGCTCGACTACGAAGTGCCCGTCCAGCAGCAGAGCCTGGAGCCGCGTGAGCAGGGAGTAGTCTTCATTCACGTAGCCCCAGCGGGCCTGAACCATCCCCACGCTGGGATCCCGGAAGTGAGGCATGGTTCGCTCCAAGAAATCCGGCGGGGGAATGAAATCCGCATCGAAGATGGCAAAGAAGTCGTCCGGCGAGCGCTCCATCCCTTCTTTAAGAGCGCCCGCCTTGAACTCATGACGGTCGTTCCGGTGGTGGTACGTCACGCTGAAACCGGCGGCAGCCAGAACCGTGGCTGCGGAGCGCGCGATGTCTTGGGTGTGGTCCGTGGAGTCGTCGAGGATCTGGATGCGGAGTCGCGAGCGCGGGTAACGCAGGTGGGAGACCGCCTTGACGAGGCGCTCCGTCACGTACACTTCGTTGTAGAGGGGCAACTGGACAGTGACCGGCGGGACTTCCTCCGGGTCGAGACGTGGGACGACCGGGGAGGCTGATCGTCGCGAGTACCGAAAGTACCAGTACAACATCGCCACCCGATGCAGGCCGTAGAGCGCAAGCCCGATCAAGATGGCGAAGTACAACCCGACGATGAACAGCGGGGTCATCTCGCGGAAACCATCTCGATGCGCTACCCGCGCTGATCAGAACGCGTAGACCAGAGCCACCTGCACCATGTTGCCGGCGCCGATGTCCTTGCCGTACAGCACCCCGGTGTACGTGAGCTCACCCGACCAGTTGCGGTTGTGCGCGTACCCCGCGGTCACTTCGAGCTTGCCGATGTCGAATTCGGGGCTCAAGGTGGGGTTTGCTCCCGAGGCTGCCCCGCTGATTTGGTCGGCGTTCTGAACGCTCTTGATGCCGTCGAGCTTGGTGCGGGCGTAGACGCGGGGGGTCAGGCTCAAGCCGTACTCCACGAGGTATCGGTACTCGTCGGAAGGTTCCTCCGCCCGGTAGCGATAGCCCAACTCGATTCCCCCGTAGCCGTAGGGGTACAAGCTTTTCCCAACCAAGAACCGCAGCTCGGTATCGACCTGTCCGTTTCCGGTCGCGGGAAGCGTCTTCTCATCGTACAAGTACGGGAACTTGCCCAACAGGAAGATGGACAAGACCGCAGGCTCTGCCAGCAGTCGGTAGCGCACCCCGAGGTCCAGGTCGCCAAAGGCAGTGTTGCGGAGCGTCTGCGTTCCGAACGCGGTCTCTGCCTGGTCCTGCAGGAATTTCACCGGGAGCGATCCAACCACGGTCAGACGATCGGTGAGTCCTCGCTCCCCGTAGTAGGTGATGTTCCACTCGGTGAATTGACCATTGTTGGGGAAGGCCACTCGATTCCCGGAGTCATCGAACTGTTCGGTAATGACCGCGTAGTTGACCGCCAGGCGGTTGTAGACACTGCCCTTGGCTTGGGTCCACGCGCCGGCCGTGGCAACCGACGGCAGCCCCACCGATCCCAGCAGCGCTAAGGGTACGAGAAGGATTCCGGTCACACGGGTCTTGGCCATGTTGTCTCCTGCAGGTTGGAGTCACGGGCTGTTCAGCTTCCAGTCATACGAATGATCGGAGATGCGCGTGGCGCCATCGAGTTGCCGTCGAAGGCCCTCGTCGGCGTAGCGCCGGAGGTGAGTCAGGAGGCCTGCGTCATCGCCTCCAAAGTCGCTCTGGAACCAGATATAGATGCTGGAAACCATGACCTTGCCGTCTTTAACGGTTACTCCGCGGGGGTGGTTGACGTAGGCTCGCGCCGCCTGATCGAGGAGCGCATCGGTGTTGTCCGCCGTAAACGCCTTGGGTTGGAGGTTGGGACACCCCAGGCTCGCGCAGTTGACCGCGTAGTGCGCGCGCGGGTCCTTCCAGATCGGGCGAAGGATACGGTGCTCGATGTCGTCCAGCGCGAGTTCCTGGCCCTCGACCGTCACCAGCTTTTTCCCCCATGGTCCCCGGCTGAGTAAGCCCGGGGAGATGTTGACTTCCATGATGCTCGCCACCGGGTAGTGATCGAGCATCACGTCGACGGTCAGGGCGTTGTAGAGGTTGATCCAGTAGGCCTTTTGCTCCGCTCGGTTCAACCCTCGCACCTTGATTGCTTGGAGTTGGGCCAGGTAGGTCTTGAGGGCCTTGCGATCGGCGGCGGTGACGTCGGCATACCGCACGCGGTTGATCCCACTGGGATGGTCGGCCACGACGTACGACCCCAGGAAGCGATCCCACGCCGCGTGATCGACCCGCGTTGTGCTCTCCGGTTGGGAGGTGTCCCACAGCGGCCATCGCTCGGCCTGTGGCGCGCTGTGAGACGTTCCCCCCCAGAGGAGGACCTGGAGGAGAACCGTCAGAACGAGTCTGGGATGTCTCATCGTATCCTCCGACACTACGGACAACTATACCCGAGCAGTGACTTCGACTACCGAATCGTCGCCGTGCCTGTCGGATTGCCCGACGCCTGATTCGTGAGGGCGTACGTCACGTGATCGAGCGCGCTTGCCGGGACTGTTCCAACGAGCGGCTTGAGCGTAAACGGAGCCGCGCTGTCATCCGGCGATGGCTCGATGCTGATCACAGCCGTGGTCCCGCGCAGATCGGTTGGAAACGTCAGTCCGGACGGCGCGTTCTGCAGGAAGTCCTCTCCCGGGAACGGGGGGCCGGCGGTCGCGCCGCTGAACAGCGCGCTGTCATCCGCGGCGGATGCGGATGTGAACGTACCGGTCGAGACCGGTGTGCCGTTGATCACGACCCAGCCTTCATATTTCCACCCGGCAGGCAGCGTGGGCAGCGTCATCGGCGCAGGAGTTCCCGTGGACAGATCAAGGAACCAGATTCCGCTGCGTTCGTTGGTATTGTTTGGGTCGCTAAACGGCATGGTGTCCCCGTCGGTCGGCGTCGCCAGGATGAAGGACCCCACCGCAGTGGTGAAGTCGCTCCCGAGCGCTTGTGCGCCGCCGACCGCGAGGCTCGCTGAATTCCCAACCACGGGTCCCGCGAACATCTTGGTGGTTGCGGGTGTGGTATCGGTGTCCCCCGGAGGCTCGATGGTAATCACGATATCGGTCGCACTGCTCAGATTGAGACCGGTGGCGAACTCCCCGGAGGGAATGGCGCTCCCCGAGGTGGTGACCAGAGTCCCGTTGGCGCCGACGTTGAACTTGCCGGTAGACACCGCGCCCGCACTGGTCACGGCCCAGCCTTCGTAGTGATAGCCGTTTTCCAACGGGCTTAAGCCGGTGAACGCGAGCGCCAACGTGCCCGGGTTTGGTGTGTCATCATCACTGCAGCCGGCCACCAATGCCGACGCGACGAGTAGCGCGGCGAGAAATGATCTCAACATCGCAGTCTCCTGTGTGAGTGTGAATTTCAATATCCTCTGCCGGGTCATGGTTCGGCGAGCGGTCCGGGGGGAAGGGTCTCAAAGGTGCACGGCAACGTGCCGACCGCGCAGTCCCTCGAGGTCGTGAGAATGGCCGGCCCCGCCTCACCGTCGCCGTCAAACGGCGTGATGGGTCCGGTCCCGCCCGTAAACTGCAAAAAGATTTGGTCGTCGGCCGCGGGATCAGCGGGCCAGATCACGAGGTGATCGAGGTCGGCCCGTGAGAGCCGGCGGTCCTTGCCGGGTTCCTCGGCGGTCATGGGGCTGGAGAACGCGAACGCCTCGAACGCGAGCACCTTCACTTTGACTTCGCCCCGCCCTTTCTCGTTGGTCTTGAGATCCGCGATGTACTGGACCGGGCCGAATGGCCCTTCCGGCAGCCAGGTAAAGAAGACCACGTACTCCTCGTTGGGGAACACGCCGAAGACCTTGATATGGATTTCGTCGATCCCCTTCTCCTCCTCGAGTGGGACCACCCGGACCTCGCCGCCGGCATCCGGGAGTGCGGCCGGGAGAAAGGGGACGGGATTGTCCGGAACCACCAGATCAAACGTTATTGACCGGTCCTCCCGGTCGTCTTGGTCCTTGTCATCGGCCGCGACCTGCGGCGGGGTGGAGAGGAGGAGGCCGAGCAACGCGGAAAACGCAACCGCGGTGAAGCGCAACGATCGTTTCAGCAACATACGTGTCTCCTGTGGTGGGTGTGGATGTTGATTCATGGTGTCACTTCATCATGCCCGTGTCGTCGTGCATCGTGTCTTTGTCCATCATCATGCCGTCCTTTTTCATCATGCCCGTGTCGAACGTGGCGTGGCCGATTTCCACGTTGAACTTCTTGCACCAGATCACCACGCTGTTGTAGTCAGCCGTGTTCACGTTCGCCGGGATCGCGTACTGCACCGTGCCGGAGAACTGCGTGAGCTTCCCGAGCTCCACGCCCTTTGTGTAATCGCCATCTTTGGCCAGATAGACGCGGCCGTCCGGCACCTTGTCGACTTTCAGATTCTCCAGGCGCAGCACGGTGTGGCCGTCCGCGTCCGTGGTGAGCGCCACGGACCCGCTGGCGTGGTGATCCTTAGCGCCCAT from the Nitrospirota bacterium genome contains:
- a CDS encoding HD domain-containing phosphohydrolase, translating into MNRAWGGTSLTVRLIGLITTVVVVTLTLTTWRIYVDHNRSLEDDLGQRLLSIVQTAALSIDGAKHEEIVAPEDASIPEFLDLRSHLRRVQSANGLDSSIYTLRRLGNMTEFVVMTDEMPYIGNRYHLRTEMLPVFEQGRSAYTRLYTDEHGEWISAYAPIRDDAGTVVGLLDLDYHAETFQAASRLYRNRLLGLSAAALLIAGLLGAVFARSVARPVRSLTETMERVIQTDDLSIQVQPIGNIREMNEMARTFNILTGSLHHSRDKVRTTQLVTIGKLAELAEQRDPETGEHLQRMAAYTRILAEQLRRARRHRETITEAWIQAIFEAAPLHDVGKVAIVDRVLLKPGKLTDEEFEIMKTHSAIGEKILEGVDFLEIARQIAASHHEKWDGTGYPRGLAATAIPLPARIVALADVYDALTSRRVYKNAMPHETARRIILDGRGKHFDPVVVEAFLDTEDAFHPVRDGGAVTVALPRPVAFDRAA
- a CDS encoding mercuric reductase is translated as MTGGAPVLHRWAPHGALVLPDDVHNQRLVANVHPPGWVNPEPAGRYNLVVIGAGPAGLVTAAIASALGAKVALVEKHLMGGDCLNVGCVPSKGMISAARAWAMLRRGAEFGFAGTEHIRYDFGAVMARMRELRARMSRVDSAQRFASLGVDVFLGEGRFASPDSVEVAGKTLRFAKAAICTGARAAAPPILGLAKAGYRTNETIFELTERPARLAVIGAGPIGCEMAQAFARFGTRVWLFERTERILHHEDGDAARIVQDRMQRDGVSFLFQTAPTRVERRGAEKVLHYRANNEARFIEVDEILIGVGRAPNVEGLHLEQAGVEYDAGTGVKVNHRLQSSNPRIFAAGDVCFPHKFTHAADATAQVLIQNALFPHPFGLGWARTDALVIPWTTYTDPEVAHVGLYERDAREKGLAVATFTVKLDEVDRAILDGEDDGFARVHLQKGTDKILGATIVAPHAGELISEVTVAMRAGLGLATVGAAIHPYPTQAEVIKKLANAWRRTTLTAGKKAVLARWFRWTRGG
- a CDS encoding glycosyltransferase 87 family protein, whose protein sequence is MAGAGGILLGLFALPVMIPDYPRAVGALLGVYGAASLVWLGAVWRVVQSQAVGPQTLRLVVVFALLFRVVVVFQAPIQDDDLYRYVWDGRMTWHGVNPYQYAPADDALAAYRDPLIFPYINFSYVPTIYPPLTQLAFALVVGLFGETLLAMKLAWTAVDILVIVATIALLRAARIAPARVIVYAWAPLTIKEVAGSGHMDVFPVLLTLLAVLWAGRRPWLGASALGAAVAAKLYPVLLVPLFLRWFRARALLIPVIVVLAAVPFLSAPLGQAARGLVTYGTYWMFNPGLFDLLQRGLSLMTSHHILAAKLLAGIAVILAILWRVRHRDGTMRDLCESVVWILAFTLLLTPTADPWYLLWLLPFLCVHPNPGLLAWMGLSVLSYGFYYAHADVPWLRLIEYTPVFILLLWPLLTRRLSRTRAGIVAGPDPACTPTR
- a CDS encoding transporter — encoded protein: MRHPALGAALGVIIIAMTFPAWAGPWTVAEGETIASLSMIQAEFDELFNIDHEKRPLPGPIRQRDTVLGLSYGLVEDWEASLQVSAYDSQQQFPGNEAEQSGLGDTRFGVKHLVYRGTVDVAAQVGMKLPGSYDADVIYAPGDGQADVELRTMAGKLWDRAFVALDAAYRFRAGAPSDEYEILLDTGYAITSQLHGRVLSRLVNALSGVGSADTPGVSLKQTEEDIVSVGGALAIQPFAGVTVTLQYMTVVAGRNTPARPDIGVSLAYSFDFFL
- a CDS encoding TIGR04283 family arsenosugar biosynthesis glycosyltransferase, with product MYTNTVGPEAIAVSVPCPRISVILPVRNEETVLASCLRSVRASPSPCPVEIIVVDGQSSDRSLDVAARFGARSLSAPTAGRSRQMHWGALHAAGEILVFLHADTVLPPHWVTRVHRTFLQSPAPPAAASFSLAFDSRRLDYRALSALANIRSRMTGLPHGDQALIVSRKMYFEAGGFPDVPLMEEYLFIPKLKRLGPIAQFPERVVTSSRRYDRGGAIRTTLKKVALIVLFYVGVPPARLARWYW